Within Salvia splendens isolate huo1 chromosome 21, SspV2, whole genome shotgun sequence, the genomic segment GAACATCAACCAACTTCTCCAACAGATCACTCTTCTTCACATACGCCGGGTCACGGCGGCGCTCCTCCTGCCGCTTCTTGAGCAAGTCCTCCACGAGCACGAGCATCTTCCCAAAGTAGAGCTCCGCCTTCCGCTTGACTCCCTGCGGGTCAAACCGCTTGAGAATGGGGAAATAATCGGCGAAGTTGGGATCGCCAACGATGCTGGCGACACCCTCCATGATCTCCCGGAACTCCTCGGTGGCGGTGGAGTCGAACTCGGTGGCCTGGATGGAGAAGAGCGTGGCGGACATGAGGTTGAGCGTGGTGACGAACGAGGCCTCACGGATGTCCACCACCCTCCCTCCCTCGCTGCACCGCTGCACGTAGCTGCGGAGCTGGTGCAGCTTCTCCTGGCGGAGGACCTGTGATAGTATGGGAGAAAAtggtaaatatatattttatttattcattcgtaattataataaaatagtccaaacatatttataatatgtagCGATACAGAAAGgtatgaaaatggaaataaatcaaatcataTAAAATACTATTATTCGGTATGAACCTGGCTGGTCTCGAGGCTCTTGACGGAGAAGATTTGTTCCTTGCAGATGCGGCGGAGGGCGCGCCACTCGGCGCCGACGTCCATGAAGGCCATGGAGATGGAGTCGTGGTCGTGGGCGTGGACGGCCTCGACCACGGTGCGGTTGAGGAAGTCCGTGTCGTGCTTCACGAAGATCTCACGCGCCATCTCTGGGGAGGTGACGATGACGGTGTAGACGCTGCCGAAGTGGAGGGACATAAGGGGGCCGTGGGTCTTGGCCAGCTGGGCCAGGGACTGGTGCGGTTTCGTTCCTAGCTGGAAGATGTTGCCAACGACCGGGAGGGGACGGGGGCCCGGGGGGAGCTTGCCTCCGCTGCGGCGTTTCGGGGAGATGAGGAAGTAGTAAGTTAGGGCGATGGAGAGGAGGGCGATGGCAAGAGTGGACAACTCCATTTTTGTTGATGTGTGTTGTTTGTTTATGTTCTGCTTAGTTTGCTTGCTATTTATATGCATGggtttggtatttttttattaactcGGATGCGTCTATGAATTCTTTTCCTACTGTTTTTGgaattaatagtagtactatattttaaattaagcAGCATTTGAATTCCGAGTTTTGTTGACTGGGATTTTGACCGAGGATCATTCCTTTCCTTTCAATATTACTAGTAGTATCTTTAAAAGAAATAAGTGATCTTGTCTCATGCTATTTAAGAACTTGTTTTCCCCCTACGTTTATCTTCTTATAAATTTTCTACCTCACCCAAAATCATTACTAGGGGTTGATAGGTActgtataccttaccgaaaccatcataccatataccttaccgaaaattcgatatgagaaaaaatcatacctttaccttaccaaaatttttggtataccaaactacggtataccttattttcggtatgacaaaTTTCAATATCGATATCATACCTTATTTTAAGTATGTCATATctaaattcggtataccgtacttttgcggtatactaGAGTTTTACGGTATATCGGACTACAATATgacataccaaaatatcattattttgtaaataattctaaatacaaacacaaatgaaaataaaatttcaaaaatatttagaaaacatgaaatttaatcaaactcaaacatattcaataaaaaaaactgcAACAATTAAACTCCACACAATCACATAACGTTCAACGATATTTGTTTGGAGCTAATTtaactaaaatattatatttgtttGAAACTAATTGATTCAACAATATCAAGTTTTCCTAATtgagtttatttgattttatatttacatgatTACCCGACACTATAATGAGGCAAGCTTTGATTTCTacatgtaaatatttatttgtttggtaaaagtatgaatttacttGATATAATTTGGCATATATTGATATtggtatataccgaaaattatgatatatacCATATTttaggtatataccgtattttcGGTATACCCCGGTATACCTCGATATATGAAAAtttataccgttaccgtaccgaaataaatcagtaaggtatgataccttaccgaaaattgcggtataccgaaaattcagtattttcggtattttttcgatacggtaagcgcggtatttcggtatttcagTATTTTTACCCATCCCTAGTCATTACCTCTATTCTTAGTCTCGTTTGATATAGTGCGGCACTTATTATTATACGTAAAAGTTAAAGTGAAGTTGATGCATTTTGAAATTATGGCGAGactactaactcatttctccAAAATGACCATAAATGCATTACCTCATAAAACAATCTTGGAGAAAAGTGGAAACAAATTACCAAAGAGTATAATGATTCAATTAAATGagtcaaaataaattttaagaattGTAAGATTGCGATTATTCAAAATGCATTACAAGAAATCACTTGAATAATATTAACACTAATGAGTTTTGAACCATTTCACTAAATTCAAAATTACAATCATATAAACAAAGATACTTGTTTATTGGCCAAATACAGAGTTTATCAATTAATATATCGGTTTTACTTATTTATTGctcattatttttgttttatactAAGAGATAGTAAGTAGGTCTAGTCTAGCTGTCTAGGCAACATTTTTATGGGCAAATATAAACTTTTTTACACATACTTGTGTTTGGTATAATTAAAGCATTCACTCCATAAGTAAATAATCAATATGAGTATCaactagtagtataaaattattgaaTTGCTATATTAATCTCTTTGTCAAAGTATAAGAAGTATATGTTTAAGtacaattaattaaacaaatataGGAAACTAATGTTATTAGCTCTATTTGTATTATTCAAATACTAAAAGAGTAAGACAAAAATAGAGTaagataatatttttaaaatggaGGAATCAAATAATTGACGGCGGCAGAAATTGTGTATTCGTCGAGACTCCACCAGTCCACTTTGCCGTTTCAAGCTTAATTCTGTTGTCCAAAATAGACCAATCTAGAGAAATTTTAGTCAAAATTTTGTTACTCAGACCATAGaatttatatattgaaaaaaCAGACATCAAATATTGACTAAATACAACCATGCACAGTTTGATTAGTTTTTATCAGCAAATTTCTTATTTATTGATGTGCAGTACTAAATAGGAGTATGTGATAATTGTTACTTTTAAAACGTAAATTTCAATTCACTTTATTTTATAGTTTCGATTGGACTTTTTAAACATAACAAATTAGTGTTCAAATTCTCGTTGTTCCAACTCTTGATTTATTAGGTCAGGTGCATAATGTGCATTGATATGGATGGTGATTACTATAATAATTATTCAATTCATAACATAaatcctaagagcatccgcagcggtgctaGCTGGGACAGACGGCGTCCGtaccgctggcacggcgctgctcgatgcatcaagcacgtccgtgccgctaaGCAGGCtacgtggcgcgtttctattggccaacGGATTATtcgttggaaattcattttttttaaatcgaaaataataccaaaaataaaaaaaatattttcagattcccaaaaatatggccattttattaccgtttttctgaatttttttttataattttttattcccaaaatcatctataaatacacacattcatcatccattttttacatcaaatcatctcccattcatctctcattcatatttttgcatacaactcatctacatcttcctctctcactcaaaccctctcaaatggatttcactgaTATCATGGTGGAAGCAGAGCGCGAAGAataagaatactatgaacaatatcgtgacgcctatgaagcctatgtcgccgccactacccccgcccctcctcctcgaccaactagatcaattcgtcgctacatccctcgtgaccgggagggagccaacgaaaggctcgttgccgattatttttccgaccagccgcagtttccggaagattactttcggcacCGTTTTtgcatgtcaaaacggttgtttatgcgtattgtcaacacattgtccgcccgtgttgaatactttcaatcaagtagagacgcaaccggtcggcaaagtctctcgtcattgcagaagtgtacttgtgccatccgacaacttacTACTAGGCAAACAACTGACCTCTTc encodes:
- the LOC121783193 gene encoding ferruginol synthase-like, producing the protein MELSTLAIALLSIALTYYFLISPKRRSGGKLPPGPRPLPVVGNIFQLGTKPHQSLAQLAKTHGPLMSLHFGSVYTVIVTSPEMAREIFVKHDTDFLNRTVVEAVHAHDHDSISMAFMDVGAEWRALRRICKEQIFSVKSLETSQVLRQEKLHQLRSYVQRCSEGGRVVDIREASFVTTLNLMSATLFSIQATEFDSTATEEFREIMEGVASIVGDPNFADYFPILKRFDPQGVKRKAELYFGKMLVLVEDLLKKRQEERRRDPAYVKKSDLLEKLVDVLNEESEYKLTTKHITHLLLDLFVGGSETTTTSVEWIMSELLINPEKLEKLKEELRRVVGEKNQVQESDIPRLPYFEAVMKEVFRLHPPGPLLLPRKAEREVQIGGYTIPKDTQILVNAWAIGRDPSIWPNPEAFEPERFLSMKMDYKGQDFELIPFGSGKRICPGLSFANRMLPMMVATLIHNFNWKLEVEANAQDVHKGEMFGIAVRRAVPLKAYPHSH